The following coding sequences lie in one Leucoraja erinacea ecotype New England chromosome 20, Leri_hhj_1, whole genome shotgun sequence genomic window:
- the psmg3 gene encoding proteasome assembly chaperone 3, which produces MAAESIVRSKQAAEAIGGILTEVVCTIFSDHIFVVVTQYGKIGTLISVTPHIVANEVGKPTFSTKILMGKDEPLIHVYAKHLVTFVCEESGNKSVLLALALKDVNLDNIKSIKQLIQSCRLW; this is translated from the exons ATGGCAGCAGAAAGCATTGTCCGGTCTAAACAGGCTGCAGAAGCCATCGGTGGAATCCTTACCGAGGTTGTGTGTACAATATTCAGCGATCACATCTTTGTGGTGGTCACACAGTATGGCAAAATTGGGACATTGATCTCTGTGACTCCACATATTGTTGCAAATGAGGTCGGCAAACCTACTTTTAGTACAAAAATCTTAATGGGGAAAGATGAG CCTCTGATCCACGTGTATGCAAAACACCTTGTAACTTTCGTGTGTGAGGAGTCTGGCAACAAATCAGTGCTACTTGCGCTGGCTCTAAAAGATGTAAACTTGGACAATATTAAATCCATCAAACAGTTGATTCAGAGTTGCCGACTCTGGTGA